One stretch of Pyrenophora tritici-repentis strain M4 chromosome 4, whole genome shotgun sequence DNA includes these proteins:
- a CDS encoding TolA, Membrane protein involved in colicin uptake: MAAIDKALAAIESGELGDKIVYQQYADKYNVSRSALSRRHRGVSRSRADYTADKQSLAPHQELELVRYITKLTKQGLPPTREMIRNFSSEVAHQQLSESWVTRFINRHEIHLISKWTSAMDRTRHLADSESKYRLYFELLHEKIAQYHLEARDIYNMDEKGFLIGLVGRSKRIFSRRQWEKKEVRASLQDGSREFLTVLACCCADGSSLPPALIYAAKKGAIRSSWVEDIKAGEHKVFISSSPTGWSNDDVGLAWLEQVFDRYTKQRSGRWRLLILDGHGSHVTMEFIDYCDRHRILLIILPPHSTHTLQPLDVVLFKPLSQAYSNELTNHLHKAQGLAPIKKGDFFPLFWSAWISSFTESLILKAFEATGIWPMDANVILRRFASTPEAERSSSSGLSDHDWRKLDRLVRAAVTDSHQYKARKLRSSVHHLSVQNELLNHKVDGLEEALQHKKKHKKKGKALDLQQRQEYHGGSVFWSPRKLREARAREAVRERDETEEKLQKAQAKKQRKEAQLQRQVELEQRRVERQRLKEAKELERAEKAAERARKVEAQHQKKTIQQAQQRKRKASQVTLSSNKRQKRASAAHAGDQARDGPSAALPKVTLRGRNVSLPQKYR, translated from the coding sequence ATGGCAGCTATTGACAAAGCGTTAGCAGCAATCGAATCGGGAGAGCTTGGAGATAAAATTGTATACCAGCAATATGCTGATAAGTACAACGTATCAAGGAGTGCGTTGAGCCGAAGACACCGAGGCGTTTCACGCTCGAGAGCCGACTATACAGCCGACAAACAATCCCTCGCGCCACAtcaagagctagagcttgtaCGGTATATCACTAAGCTTACCAAGCAAGGCCTACCCCCTACAAGGGAGATGATtaggaatttctcatcagaagtagcccatcagcagctcagcgagagctgggttactcgcttcatcaaccgacacgagatccatcttatctcaaagtggaccagcgccatggatcgtacgcgccacctggctgattctgagtcaaagtatagactctacttcgagctgctgcatgAAAAGATCGCCCAATAccacctagaggctcgagatatatacaatatggatgagaagggcttcttgaTTGGCTTAGTAGGCAGAAGCaagaggatattcagcaggcgtcagtgggagaagaaggaggttcgagcatctctccaggatggatcacgcgagtttctgacagtcctggcctgctgctgcgctgatgggagctcgctgcctccagcccttatctacgcagctaagAAAGGAGCTATACGATCAAGTTGGGTAGAGGATATTAAGGCAGGAGAGCATAAGGTCTTtatctcatcatctccaacaggctggtcaaacgatgacgtaggcctagcttggcttgagcaggtgtttgatcgctatacaaagcagcgatcagggagatggcgattgctcatccttgatggccatggatctcatgtcacgatggagtttatcGACTACTGTGATCGCCACAGGATCCTCCTCATaatccttcctccccattcaacccacacgctccagccgctcgATGTggtgctgttcaagccactctctcaggcctactccaacgagctcactaaccatctccataaggctcaaggcctcgctccaatcaagaaaggggactttttcccactcttctggagcgcctggatatcctccttcacgGAGAGTctcatattgaaggccttcgaagccactgggatctggccAATGGACGCCAACGTTATCCTCCGTAGATTTGccagcacgccagaagctgagagaagctcatcatcagggctctctgatcatgatTGGAGAAAGCTTGATCGATTAGTTCGAGCTGCTGTCActgatagccatcagtataaggcaagaaagctacgctcaagcgttcaccatctctctgttCAGAATGAGCTTTTAAACCATAAAGTAGATGGTTTAGAagaggctcttcaacataaaaagaagcataagaagaagggcaaagctcttgaccttcaacagcgccaggagtatcacggtggctctgtcttctggtctcctcgcaagttgcgtgaggctcgagctagagaagcagtacgggagcgagatgagacggaggagaaactccaaaaagcacaggccaagaagcagcgtaAGGAGGCTCAGCTGCAGCGTCAAGTTGAGCTCGAGCagaggcgtgtggagaggcagaggctcAAGGAAGCGAaggagcttgagcgagctgagaaagcagctgaacgcgcgcgcaaagttgaagctcaacaccagaaaaaaactatccaacaagctcaacaacgcaagcgTAAAGCCTCACAAGTAACCTTATCAAGtaacaagcgtcaaaaacgcgctAGCGCTGCTCACGCTGGTGATCAAGCTCGAGATGGGCCATCTGCTGCTCTACCTAAAGTCACATTACGTGGTCGCAACGTCAGCCTCCCGCaaaaatatagatag
- a CDS encoding Herpes-BLLF1 multi-domain protein produces MADIIGPAFIAAANLIQHYPQFTAGIYAAGAITIAIPYLTPANQSHSWLRKNTTKEQDVPSIVNDIISNTTKPVVDITTKTQPGPNHTDNPSATDIIQPINGVPSGNGSLVNITTEAQSGPEHTDNSFATDIIQPINGVPSGQEIPVLPAGTILWSISLTAIGFLLNNRWIRLNVLVLISLLFNRWSLLNRWFLFNQQTPMFTQWTPRYISDPIITRLGKLEPTLRAVFRLVVLFLFTRTSHPYLQYFLKLGLKSGMLVLVKPTATKIVIFCKALPGQFRALLGQIWAMKGFSFLDIGKTANVLWPGEEWCPLAWRWLWRMPTTVFFTTFCTVALILAVVTFPQRVWSSLIVLIVSFAAPYILSCLQAVGGLDCKQDYIIITVIVIVVLLFFWARTQALLNLQHVFEMLLGAIDRIVLILTSFAASVHHYWKLIEATVRNRVDQWKDTANEAERRRKRNVLVGEAENFDEQSNLQHQARAEHLTEVSRAVAQESSEESSRLLDKLKLPRNNNPTPNAGNVLDQPFDHSLGWDLLRAALYENPATGSAPAPRFVGSIQTYHADKSTSTTNLVDLRVVAGPEGPNATDGANRQSPSNKLDNKLVFHNLPPRSSLSYPTNEDQQDAGNVGDTPSGSSGTAAGSGTSHGNHHGGNPSTTGYGSTNQAQDQSSQNQSTARQDNWRGSFATGDQAIDMNRETDGKDDDNGAPHLPPNDGGVKLSTPETVEADDTIMDDTPRIFSITSSPEMDSDVMEIDSVGASSFVSQPTIPQPSINGSHAAPGNSMENNSDAASSAFSQSTFLHPATSQPPTSQFSTSQPSPSQPPISQPSIPLPAVPAAAISQPSGQPSAPVPSVPQQAASMPSAPRPSLPQQADPKEVAPKKAVPSSKFDLKGIMTSIRGETGNAPPSTTKSVPPSELPTNTPDSTSIPTTNPKTAQTTPNPTFVPSSLNISGAFTSAPAAEPAPTTATSPFSKPFTFNAPNATKLPTFNASDFDPSSFDITNFNPPEPDPSALDKDDGSAAIPFYKPPFTSKLTPSNGVDNNTAHPKSTPRPPSSLYHQYNEVDMNHGGSHTSDSLEKDEDEFEKAVRSAFEVEHEDVVQKQKDEEAMDGTEGGQQKDEGEMEETKDDDNNSNVGGHSEDQHGNGNSQYSSSNHSSDEDSSKTTVRPKTAMVELDSGHFVRNPDYWRHKKSGIKKLATKYGYGRKSWREVPIRAYKRYGNSPALLHDHLDDIGMQWFNETYFGAEVSDWEEDGCYLADDMETDEVTDDSDTGSYSSLFSDRSKDYDTLNSRVQVNETNNETQRPNSTEVISDSDSDEEENWKKAPSEPSSSPKPETLASVEGAPTVPAPVSNPNTPTSQPSSVPNPYDFSSAADKRQAEHHFGFSSGPVPQTSQEVEQDESLPENPGLPGHVYDDALEAGCKTSAEIFKYWTENYETEKKFRPKVAQPKRRRNVQLQNMAPVVVPEAQPLAPERRYRREVRVLHGYSVYYDGACFPREIFEDSTVGPSRYFKNGYDEIIELRGGTPYYIDTETCTDKRYHDDKNGIEVDWEKGEDPEPVDDDN; encoded by the exons ATGGCCGACATCATCGGTCCCGCTTTCATAG CGGCTGCGAACCTAATACAGCACTACCCTCAGTTTACGGCTGGCATATATGCTGCAGGAGCTATCACGATCGCTATACCCTACCTGACTCCTGCCAATCAATCCCACAGTTGGTTGCGAAAAAATACGACCAAAGAGCAAGACGTCCCCAGCATCGTAAACGATATAATATCCAACACCACCAAGCCGGTCGTCGACATAACCACCAAGACCCAACCGGGGCCTAATCATACCGATAACCCGTCCGCAACAGACATCATTCAACCTATCAATGGTGTACCGTCTGGAAATGGAAGCCTCGTCAACATAACCACCGAGGCCCAATCGGGGCCTGAGCATACCGATAACTCGTTCGCAACAGACATCATTCAACCTATCAATGGTGTGCCGTCTGGACAAGAAATCCCAGTCCTACCTGCTGGTACAATCCTCTGGTCAATTTCCTTGACAGCTATTGGTTTTCTTCTAAACAACCGATGGATCCGTTTGAACGTCCTTGTCCTCATTTCCCTTCTGTTCAACCGATGGTCCCTGTTGAACCGATGGTTCCTGTTCAACCAACAGACCCCTATGTTCACCCAATGGACCCCTAGATACATCAGTGATCCAATAATCACGCGGCTCGGAAAACTTGAGCCTACGCTGAGAGCCGTCTTTAGGCTGGTCGTTTTATTCCTCTTCACCAGAACCTCCCACCCCTATTTGCAATATTTTCTTAAACTAGGGCTCAAAAGCGGCATGCTCGTGCTTGTAAAACCTACAGCTACAAAGATCGTAATCTTCTGCAAAGCCTTGCCTGGTCAATTCCGGGCCCTGCTTGGTCAAATTTGGGCTATGAAGGGCTTCAGTTTTCTCGACATTGGAAAAACCGCAAATGTACTATGGCCCGGCGAAGAATGGTGCCCACTCGCCTGGCGTTGGCTCTGGCGCATGCCCACCACCGTCTTCTTTACTACCTTCTGCACTGTTGCCCTTATCCTTGCGGTGGTAACGTTCCCACAACGCGTCTGGTCGTCGCTGATTGTGCTCATTGTAAGCTTCGCAGCCCCCTATATCCTCTCGTGCCTGCAAGCTGTCGGGGGGCTTGACTGCAAGCAGGATtacatcatcatcaccgtgATAGTCATTGTTGTGCTGCTATTTTTCTGGGCTCGGACGCAAGCCTTACTCAACCTACAGCATGTTTTCGAAATGCTTTTGGGTGCGATTGATAGAATTGTGCTGATCTTGACTTCATTCGCGGCCTCTGTGCATCACTATTGGAAGCTCATCGAAGCCACAGTGCGCAACAGGGTGGATCAGTGGAAGGATACAGCTAATGAAGCTGAAAGAAGGCGTAAACGAAACGTACTCGTGGGAGAGGCCGAAAATTTTGATGAGCAGTCCAATCTACAGCATCAAGCTAGAGCGGAACATCTCACTGAGGTTTCACGCGCTGTTGCCCAGGAAAGCAGCGAGGAAAGCAGTAGGCTCTTGGACAAGCTGAAGCTGCCAAGGAACAATAACCCAACCCCGAATGCGGGTAACGTATTAGATCAACCCTTCGACCACAGTCTGGGATGGGATCTATTGAGGGCAGCCTTATATGAGAATCCAGCTACGGGATCCGCTCCTGCGCCACGGTTTGTGGGCAGCATACAGACGTACCATGCAGATAAGTCAACATCCACAACGAATCTGGTCGATTTACGAGTCGTCGCTGGACCAGAAGGCCCCAACGCAACGGATGGAGCAAATCGACAGTCGCCATCAAACAAGTTAGATAATAAGTTAGTATTTCACAACTTACCCCCTAGGTCATCGTTATCTTACCCGACAAACGAAGATCAGCAAGATGCAGGAAACGTAGGAGATACGCCGTCCGGCTCAAGTGGTACTGCGGCTGGAAGTGGAACTTCACATGGAAACCATCATGGAGGAAACCCTTCTACTACTGGATATGGTTCTACAAACCAAGCGCAGGATCAGTCATCTCAAAACCAATCTACTGCGAGACAGGACAACTGGAGGGGTTCCTTCGCAACAGGCGATCAGGCCATTGACATGAATAGGGAGACGGACGGAAAAGACGATGACAACGGTGCCCCTCACCTACCTCCAAATGATGGCGGCGTCAAGCTATCCACGCCAGAAACTGTGGAAGCTGATGATACGATTATGGATGACACACCCAGAATATTTTCCATCACTAGCTCTCCTGAAATGGACAGCGATGTTATGGAGATCGACAGCGTTGGTGCGTCTTCTTTTGTCTCGCAGCCTACAATCCCACAGCCCTCCATTAATGGCTCTCATGCAGCACCTGGCAATTCTATGGAAAATAACAGCGATGCTGCGTCTTCTGCTTTCTCACAGTCTACTTTCCTACACCCTGCCACCTCACAACCTCCCACCTCGCAATTTTCCACCTCGCAACCTTCCCCGTCACAACCTCCCATATCGCAACCTTCTATCCCGTTGCCGGCTGTTCCGGCGGCGGCTATATCGCAGCCTTCTGGCCAGCCCTCTGCCCCTGTGCCCTCTGTTCCGCAACAGGCTGCCTCAATGCCCTCGGCCCCTCGGCCCTCTCTTCCGCAGCAGGCTGATCCAAAGGAAGTTGCTCCAAAGAAGGCTGTTCCCTCGTCGAAGTTTGACCTCAAGGGAATAATGACCTCGATCCGGGGAGAAACGGGAAACGCACCACCTTCAACCACCAAATCAGTTCCGCCTTCCGAGCTACCTACGAATACACCTGATTCCACGTCTATTCCTACTACAAATCCCAAGACTGCACAGACGACTCCAAACCCGACCTTCGTGCCGTCATCTCTGAATATATCTGGTGCATTCACGTCTGCTCCTGCTGCAGAGCCCGCACCGACGACTGCGACGTCGCCGTTCTCCAAGCCCTTCACTTTCAATGCACCTAATGCTACGAAGTTACCGACTTTTAACGCCTCTGACTTTGATCCTTCGTCCTTCGATATCACAAACTTCAATCCCCCGGAACCTGATCCCTCGGCGCTTGATAAAGATGACGGATCAGCAGCAATTCCGTTTTATAAGCCTCCATTTACTTCCAAGCTTACGCCAAGCAATGGCGTGGATAATAACACCGCCCACCCAAAGTCTACTCCAAGGCCGCCATCATCCCTTTATCATCAATACAATGAAGTTGATATGAATCATGGTGGGTCTCACACGTCGGACTCTCTGGAAAAAGACGAAGATGAATTTGAAAAGGCGGTTAGGTCTGCATTTGAAGTTGAGCATGAGGATGTTGTTCAGAAACAGAAAGACGAGGAGGCAATGGACGGAACCGAGGGTGGCCAACAGAAGGACGAGGGTGAAATGGAAGAAACAAAAGACGATGATAATAATAGTAACGTGGGTGGTCACTCGGAGGACCAACATGGTAACGGTAATTCTCAATACTCTAGCTCTAATCACTCAAGCGACGAAGACTCTAGCAAAACAACTGTACGACCAAAAACGGCCATGGTTGAACTGGACAGTGGACATTTCGTACGGAATCCGGACTATTGGAGGCACAAGAAGTCAGGAATCAAAAAGCTGGCAACCAAGTATGGATATGGCAGGAAGAGCTGGCGCGAAGTTCCGATACGAGCATATAAAAGATACGGCAACTCTCCAGCGCTTCTTCATGACCATCTTGACGACATTGGCATGCAGTGGTTCAATGAAACGTACTTTGGAGCCGAAGTATCAGACTGGGAAGAGGATGGATGTTATCTAGCTGACGACATGGAAACTGATGAAGTGACTGATGACTCTGACACAGGCTCGTATTCTTCACTCTTTTCCGACCGCTCTAAAGACTATGACACCCTCAATTCACGAGTGCAGGTCAACGAGACGAATAACGAGACTCAAAGACCCAATTCCACAGAGGTCATCTCTGATTCAGACTCCGACGAGGAGGAGAACTGGAAAAAGGCGCCGTCGGAACCTTCCAGCTCACCAAAGCCAGAGACTTTGGCGAGCGTTGAGGGTGCACCAACAGTTCCAGCACCTGTCTCTAATCCGAATACCCCTACCAGTCAGCCATCTTCTGTTCCAAATCCGTATGATTTTTCCAGTGCTGCAGACAAGAGACAAGCTGAACATCACTTTGGTTTTTCCAGTGGACCTGTCCCACAAACAAGTCAAGAAGTCGAACAAGATGAAAGTCTTCCAGAGAACCCAGGCCTTCCGGGACATGTATATGACGATGCTTTAGAAGCTGGTTGCAAAACAAGTGCAGAAATCTTCAAATATTGGACAGAGAATTATGAAACAGAAAAGAAATTCCGTCCAAAGGTCGCCCAGCcaaaaagaagaaggaaTGTCCAGCTTCAGAACATGGCGCCAGTTGTAGTCCCAGAAGCTCAGCCGCTAGCACCAGAACGCCGTTATCGACGAGAAGTTAGGGTCTTACATGGTTACTCAGTATACTACGATGGCGCCTGTTTTCCACGCGAAATCTTCGAGGACAGTACTGTTGGACCCAGTAGATACTTCAAAAACGGTTACGACGAGATCATCGAGCTTAGAGGGGGAACACCTTACTATATAGACACGGAGACCTGCACGGACAAGCGGTACCACGATGACAAGAATGGAATTGAGGTTGATTGGGAGAAGGGTGAGGATCCAGAACCTGTTGATGATGACAATTAA
- a CDS encoding Myosin-tail-1 multi-domain protein codes for MNKAFEGAQSLAQRYPLAIAAGSDLALPGGFLLLTGKTTLSPADPTAKSSTSSPTLGSTATPLDCTANNTLQSVWPIFIPNGGLAANGLYRLISTVRDTPSIGQIAPGEGHQTELRHKALDFAFDLPLSTVIVTALPGTFLCVVRQLPDSWASRHQTYIANALHFIALASCANRKLEAHDLVIVVFVMVAFDMFQRVLVRGEADATKADESEEQPQQMSPVETVGAPTRSIPVNLAGTSSAKATSVKVEESEPVLPSQLVAADTIPTAYDFKDREIVRLQRSLTETKTSHKAKEVQLRITKEELHNAREALNKTFTEYTGLREELKIIKQNLGRDHQAIVYRKDIELFALRKGNEQKDKYILERDIQLEEMARQHKTTIEVKDAQLKLMKERLISVERQLSPRFSEEDGENALEVRLLRVRKGRASLEAEDEKDALIARLQAQLTVSNTTNEEIVNQQAELQRAWDIAKKIQKALKEERERHEQTREDLESAAAKLSEVEPQTRSRADSAPSRLPTIDEDEHDKNELEAMFDSTQQENLRLYAEVAALEKRLTDANARLFTAIQEVEALREQLAQEQTVNDDFEAARPSVVHRVHFQRMEGQLAEARDAVAAKEEEIELLRNTIAEKDHYVKDLKGEVDAAVNFHTQDQDEIDRLKQTIADLQATKYQLMLDHERLVAQRPRQHVISLDPIDRTERVDRTDRTERAERIDRTERGERSSARSSGATLIQELSPSARVSQEPMPVESMPAMPAVTEREGSIQKTPARHLRSKSTPKAIPARWTLMSQDAPPPELRELKTTQRRSLNLKGMMHKFVGKHAEPEKQKASEGPTAAETQLAKEKEAKLMKRDNSMMRRALAPRDRNVSARPMTSTGVTSLTGMTKPRAASQPLGSTTSLSMASDAKAQSPRPPITRRKTN; via the exons ATGAACAAAGCTTTTGAAGGTGCTCAAAGCTTAGCCCAACGTTATCCTTTAGCGATCGCTGCCGGTTCCGATCTTGCCCTTCCTGGGGGGTTTCTTTTGCTCACGGGGAAGACTACATTATCGCCTGCAGATCCAACTGCTAAATCGTCCACATCGTCACCTACACTCGGCTCTACAGCTACGCCATTGGATTGTACTGCAAACAACACACTACAATCTGTGTGGCCAATATTCATACCAA ACGGCGGCTTGGCTGCAAACGGCCTCTACCGGCTCATCAGCACTGTGCGCGACACCCCTTCCATCGGCCAGATTGCACCAGGAGAAGGTCACCAAACCGAATTGCGCCACAAAGCATTAGACTTTGCTTTTGATTTGCCCCTTTCTACGGTCATCGTTACAGCCTTACCCGGAACCTTTCTCTGCGTCGTCCGCCAATTACCGGATTCTTGGGCGAGTAGACATCAGACATATATTGCGAACGCGTTACACTTCATTGCACTCGCTAGTTGCGCGAATCGAAAGCTCGAAGCCCACGACTTGGTGATTGTTGTGTTTGTCATGGTCGCGTTTGACATGTTTCAGCGAGTGTTAGTCCGTGGGGAGGCCGACGCTACCAAGGCCGACGAATCAGAAGAACAACCCCAGCAAATGTCGCCTGTTGAAACCGTTGGAGCTCCAACCCGCTCTATTCCAGTCAATTTGGCTGGCACATCGTCTGCTAAGGCGACAAGTGTCAAGGTTGAAGAGTCCGAGCCCGTCTTACCTTCCCAACTAGTGGCAGCTGACACAATCCCGACTGCATACGACTTCAAGGATAGAGAGATCGTGCGACTGCAACGTTCGCTCACTGAGACAAAAACATCCCACAAGGCCAAGGAAGTACAGCTCCGGATCACCAAAGAAGAGCTTCATAATGCACGCGAGGCGCTGAACAAGACCTTCACAGAATACACGGGCCTCCGCGAAGAGCTCAAGATCATTAAGCAGAATTTGGGACGAGACCATCAGGCCATCGTATACCGGAAGGACATCGAGCTCTTTGCGCTTCGTAAGGGCAACGAGCAAAAGGACAAGTACATTCTGGAACGCGACATTCAGCTGGAAGAGATGGCCCGTCAGCACAAGACAACCATCGAAGTCAAAGACGCCCAGTTAAAGCTGATGAAGGAGCGGCTAATCTCCGTGGAGCGACAATTAAGCCCACGATTTAGCGAGGAAGACGGAGAGAATGCGCTCGAGGTCAGACTATTACGAGTCAGGAAAGGCAGAGCGTCACTCGAAGCTGAGGACGAGAAGGATGCACTCATCGCGAGACTACAAGCACAACTGACAGTATCCAACACCACGAATGAGGAAATCGTCAACCAGCAGGCTGAGCTTCAAAGAGCATGGGATATTGCCAAGAAGATTCAGAAAGCCCTAAAGGAAGAACGAGAGAGGCATGAACAAACACGGGAAGACCTGGAGAGTGCCGCGGCCAAGCTTTCGGAAGTCGAACCACAGACCCGGAGCCGAGCAGACTCTGCGCCCAGTCGATTGCCGACCATCGATGAGGACGAGCATGACAAGAATGAGCTCGAGGCCATGTTTGACAGTACTCAGCAAGAGAACCTTCGCCTGTATGCTGAGGTAGCTGCTCTCGAGAAGCGATTGACAGACGCAAACGCACGCTTGTTCACCGCGATACAAGAAGTTGAAGCGCTACGAGAACAACTCGCACAAGAGCAGACCGTCAACGACGACTTTGAGGCTGCACGTCCAAGCGTCGTGCACCGCGTACATTTTCAGCGTATGGAAGGACAACTTGCAGAGGCTCGGGATGCGGTGGCAGCTAAAGAGGAGGAGATTGAGCTTCTCAGGAACACCATTGCCGAAAAAGACCACTACGTCAAGGACTTGAAGGGAGAAGTTGATGCTGCCGTCAACTTCCATACCCAAGACCAAGACGAGATCGATCGCCTCAAGCAAACTATTGCTGATCTGCAGGCAACAAAGTACCAGCTCATGCTTGATCATGAGCGGCTCGTCGCCCAACGCCCtcgccagcacgtcatctcaTTAGACCCCATAGATCGCACTGAACGAGTAGACCGTACAGATCGTACAGAACGTGCAGAGCGTATCGATCGCACAGAGCGTGGAGAGCGTTCATCAGCTCGGTCCAGCGGCGCAACTCTCATCCAAGAACTCAGCCCCTCAGCACGTGTCTCCCAAGAACCCATGCCAGTCGAATCTATGCCCGCGATGCCCGCCGTGACTGAGCGCGAAGGCAGCATCCAAAAAACACCAGCCCGCCACCTTCGCAGCAAAAGCACACCGAAAGCGATACCAGCCCGCTGGACGCTGATGTCGCAAGACGCACCACCACCAGAGCTGCGCGAGCTGAAGACTACCCAACGCCGCAGCCTCAACCTCAAGGGCATGATGCACAAGTTCGTCGGCAAGCACGCCGAGCCCGAGAAGCAAAAAGCTTCCGAGGGCCCCACCGCCGCCGAAACACAGCTCGCAAAGGAGAAGGAAGCCAAGCTTATGAAGAGAGACAACTCCATGATGAGACGCGCACTCGCACCAAGAGACAGAAACGTCTCCGCGAGGCCAATGACTTCCACTGGCGTTACCTCGCTCACCGGGATGACGAAGCCGAGAGCAGCATCGCAGCCGCTGGGTTCGACTACAAGTTTGAGCATGGCTTCTGATGCCAAGGCGCAGAGCCCGCGGCCCCCAATTACCAGACGCA AAACAAACTGA
- a CDS encoding IspA, Geranylgeranyl pyrophosphate synthase, which produces MLDDLVCEVETHEPNALSFQVVWDNDAKVYYVIEKFTDEAAWAYHRDQPYTAELRRISQEEHNLAKKVDISNRHVNLIKEITSMLHNSSFILHDIQDQSPLRREKPAAHTIFGTAQSINSSTYLFVRAMQMVSDNFNRAVQRSFLEILQRMHIGQNYDLHWRFHLICPTEDEYFEMVDQKTGCMFEVLLLLMASKSRHAKEQSFSSFLRIFGRYFQGKGCCEDLDEGKLSYLLIECQRMAPASFAQIAAIFRNNQTDTVRLSPETKSYIISLFKASGALDVTIDLITEMERQLISEVKRLEGQMGEPNCFRLLA; this is translated from the exons ATGCTAGACGATCTCGTCTGTGAGGTTGAAACGCACGAGCCGAATGCGCTCTCGTTTCAAGTTGTTTGGGACAATGATGCAAAAGTGTATTATGTGATCGAGAA ATTCACCGATGAAGCAGCCTGGGCGTATCATCGCGACCAACCCTACACAGCAGAGCTGCGTCGCATATCGCAGGAAGAACATAACCTTGCCAAAAAGGTGGAT ATCTCGAACCGGCACGTGAATCTAATCAAAGAGATCACAAGTATGCTGCACAACTCGTCATTCATTCTACACGACATCCAAGACCAATCGCCTCTTCGCCGTGAAAAACCAGCTGCGCATACTATCTTTGGTACCGCGCAGTCCATCAATAGTTCCACATACCTTTTCGTTCGTGCCATGCAAATGGTCAGCGATAACTTCAACCGCGCAGTGCAACGATCTTTCCTAGAGATACTACAACGCATGCACATTGGCCAGAACTACGACCTGCACTGGCGATTTCACCTCATCTGCCCCACCGAAGACGAATATTTCGAGATGGTCGATCAGAAAACTGGCTGCATGTTTGAGGTGCTTCTCCTGCTTATGGCGTCAAAATCACGACATGCCAAGGAACAAAGTTTCAGTTCATTCTTGCGCATCTTCGGACGCTACTTCCAG GGCAAAGGGTGCTGCGAAGACCTGGACGAGGGAAAGCTGTCGTATCTCCTGATTGAATGCCAGAGAATGGCACCAGCGTCGTTTGCGCAAATTGCGGCTATCttccgcaacaatcaaacTGATACCGTGCGGTTGTCGCCAGAGACGAAATCTTACATTATTTCCTTGTTTAAGGCATCGGGTGCGCTGGATGTTACGATTGACTTGATTACGGAGATGGAGAGGCAACTTATCAGTGAGGTTAAGCGGTTAGAGGGCCAAATGGGAGAGCCAAACTGCTTCAGACTCTTAGCTTAA